Sequence from the Nocardia brasiliensis genome:
ATGTATTGAAAGATCGTCAGCACGGGGCTCTCGCCGTTTGCATACCCGCCCGCTGCGACGATGTTGTATGAGTACGGTGAATTGAACAGGGGAATCATGTGATTGCGTAGCGGATATTCCGTTGATGCGGATGGCTTGATATCGTAGCGATCGGGGTCGCTCATACTCTTGTCTCCGAACATGCCTATGGACTCTTCGAGTTCGTGCCGCGCGGACAGCCAATGCTCATCATTGGTCCCGATCACTTCGGTTCCGAACAGTGTTTCACTTTTGTTGAATAGCTCCCATCCGTTCACGGCGTGGAGCAGTTCAACGTACTGCTTGGGAAGGTGGAATCCCAATCTTTCCTCAGCTGCATCGATATCGGCTGCGGTAGCGCCTGGGTTCGGCTGCGTTTCGCTGTGCTGGCGAAAAAAATTCACGTATTCGGACCATGTGGTGCAGACGATGCCAATCTCCTCCAGGGGTAAGGACTAGCTTTCCCGAAGCCGCTAGAGCGACGGCGAGGGCGTCGAAGATGCGATAGCTAATAGGTGGCGAATATGTGCTGATGAGCGTGGACGGCTGCGCCGGTCTGGCTGATTTTCCCTGTTCGCGCCTCAATGCCATGCCAGAACCCCCCGGAATGCACAGCTAATGCACGCTGTGCAGTAAGCAATATATGAGGTCATAGTGCACTAATGGCAACAGATTGGCAACCGGGGAGATCGAGCGCTGACTCTCGTTGCAAAGTTCGCGCGCGTTGGTCAGGTGAGGACGAAGGTGAGGAGCAGGGTGGTTTGCAGGCCGCCGCGCCACCAGGAGTAGCCGAACCAGACGCCGGGGGTGACCTCGCGGATCTCGTCGTAGACCTGAGGGGTTGGGGAGGGGGCGTAGTCCAGGGCCCAGGTGGGGTTGCCGTCGAGCAGGGCGGGGGCGGAGTAGACGTAGGCGGGCCAGGCTTCGTAGCCTGCACCGGTGACCCGGTTGGTCAGGGTGCCGCCGTCGGGGCCGGTGTAGAAGATCTTGCCGATCCAGAACGCCGACGAAATGCCTTGGATGGACGGCGGTCTGGTCACCCAGCCGTCTTTCACGCCCATCGGCGCCGCACCGCGCGGCGCGTCCCGGAAGATCGCGTCTTGCTGCTCGGGGCCGCAGCGCAGGCGCAGCGCGTCGATGGTGGCGGCCCGGTTGCCCGGATCGAGCACACAGCCGCCGCCGTAGTCGGCGGCCGCCGCGGTGACACCGGGATCGGCGCCGGCTGCCGGAGCACAGACGCCGAGGAAAATGGCGGGAACGCCCAGCGAGAGCACGAGCGTGCTCAGCAGGCGTGCTCGGATAGCGTGCATAGCTTTCTCCAGAACTGCCGCACCGGTCTCCCGACCTACCTTCGATATTAGGTAGATCTTGATCGGGTGAAGGTGGAACTACCCAACCTGTTACCAGTCATGCGCCCCGGTCGGCGCCGCCCACAGGGGCGGTGCCGCGTCCAGGCACTAGGCTGATCAATGACACTTTCTTCAGAGAGGACATGCCGTGCAGCCCGGTGGTCAGTTCGACATGCAGCAGCTACTCGCCCAGGCGCAACAGATGCAGCAGGCGGTGATGCAGGCCCAGGCCGAGCTCGCCGAGGCCGAAGTGGAAGGTCAGGCGGGCAACGGGCTGGTCAAGGTGACCGTCAAGGCGACCGGTGAGATCGTCTCGCTCACCATCGATCCCAAGGCGGTGGACCCGGAGGACGTGGACACCCTGCAGGACCTGGTGATCGGCGCGGTGAACAGCGCGATGGCCACGGCACAGCAGCTCGCCGCCGAACGCCTCGGCCCCCTCGCCGGCGGCGGTATGCCAGGGTTGCCGAACTTCTGACCACCACTACCAGTGCCGTAGAGGCGAAGAGGACGTAGCCGTTGTACGAGGGTCCGGTTCAGGATCTGATCGATGAGCTGGGCAAGCTGCCCGGTGTCGGTCCGAAGAGCGCGCAGCGCATCGCTTTTCATCTGTTGCAGGTGGAGCCGCCGGAGATCGACCGGCTACAGGCCGCCCTGCAGAAGGTGCGCGACGGCGTGCAGTTCTGCGTGTCCTGCGGCACGGTCTCCGACGGCGAGCTGTGCCGCATCTGCGCCGACCCGCGCCGCGACCGCACCATGATCTGCGTGGTCGAGGAGCCGAAGGACGTGCAGGCCATCGAGCGCACGCGCGAGTTCCGCGGCCGCTACCACGTGCTCGGCGGCGCGCTCGACCCGCTCAGCGGGATCGGCCCGGATCAGCTGCGCATCCGGGAACTGTTGGCGCGCATCGGCAATCAGCAGGACGGCGTCGACGTCAGCGAGGTGATCATCGCGACCGACCCGAACACCGAGGGCGAGGCGACGGCCACCTATCTGGTGCGCATGCTGCGCGACTTCCCCGGGCTCAGCGTGACCAGGCTGGCCTCCGGCCTGCCGATGGGCGGTGACCTGGAGTTCGCGGACGAGCTGACCCTCGGGCGCGCCCTGTCGGGACGCCGCGCGCTCTAGATTCGACGGGTGATTCAGCCCGCGACCTGCCGGTCCAGCCCCGAATCACCGGGGGTTGCGCTCGGTTCGCCGCGGGTTACTGTGTCGGAAATGAGCATCGAATTCCTGCTGACCACGCTCGTCATCGTGGTCACCCCGGGCACCGGCGCCTTGTTCACGCTGGCCGCCGGTCTGTCCCGGGGCGCGCGGGCCGGCGTGGTCGCGGCCTTCGGCTGCACGCTGGGCACGGTCCCGCACATGCTCGCCGCGATCACCGGCCTGGCCGCGCTGCTCAACGCGAGCGCCATGGCCTTCCAGACGTTGAAGTACCTGGGTGTCGCGTACCTGGTCTACATGGCGTGGAGCACGTTCCGGGACAAGGGCGCGCTGGCCGTCCCCGAGGAGCACGAGCCGCAGGCGCAGTCGGCGCGCAAGGTGATCGTGTCGGCGGTGCTGCTCAACATCCTCAATCCGAAGCTGACCATCTTCTCCTTCGCGTTCCTGCCGCAGTTCGTGCCAAGCGGCTCACCGAACGCGTTGGCGCGCATGCTCGAATTGAGCGGCATCTTCATGCTCGCCACGTTCGTGGTGTTCGCGATCTACGGTGTCTGCGCGGCCGCGCTGCGTGCCCACGTCATCACCCGCCCGGTGGTGATCACCTGGATGCGCCGGGTGTTCGGCGCGTCGTTCATCGCGCTGGCGGGGCGTCTCGCGGTGCAGAACCAGTAATCAGAGTTCCACGCGCGACCAGGGCAGGGTCTGCAACCGGTCCCGATTGCCGGTGGCCCAGTCCCAGATCAGGGCGGAGACGGTGGCGGCGTCGAGCACCGTGGTGCCGAAGTGCTTCTCGGGCGAGCCGTCTCGATATTCGAGGGTGAACGCGCCGGTCTTCTCTCGGTAGGTCTGCATGTAGACCTGGTCGTCGCGCTCCACCACCAGGTAGGGGTTCGGCGGTGCCAGCTCGGAAACCCATTGGTCGGCCAGGGGTTTCGTCAAATAGGGGAATTCGCCCGCGCCGCCGTGGGTGACCGTGGCAGGCACGTGCCCGGCCGGGTCGATCAGCCACGCCAGCTGCGGGTCGTAGACCGCGTAGTCGAGCGGGGTCGCGACCGAGAAGAGCAACTGCCGCACGAAGCCGATCGCGTCGTAGGGGCAGCTGACCTGCAGAGCCGCGCCGGTCGCGGCGCCGCCCACCGGGGCGTTGCTGAGGAAGTTGTCGTCGGCGGGCAGCTCGTCGTTGCGTTTGTTCAGCTCGGTCGCGATCTGCGCGACCACCTCCGACTCGTGCACCCCCTGCTGGGTGCTCAGGTAAGCGTCGACCTCGGGGATCGATGACGCGACACCGGACGGCAACAAGACGTGGTCATAGCTCACCCGAATAGGGTACGGGTCTGGTCAGGCCCGGCGACGGGCTACGTCGGGCTCCGCGCAGGGGCACCCGCCCGCCACGTCGCCGCAATCGACGACGAAGGTGTGCCGGGCGTAGTCGAGATCGACGCAGCCGTCCTTGGTGCATTCGGTGCGCCGGGTGGCATGGACGACCAGGGTGCCGTGACAGTGGTCGATCGCGGATTCGCAGCATGAACAGTCCAGCTCGCGCATGATTACCTCGCAGCGGGGACGAAGGGCTGAGATCGGTCCGTCATTTCGTGTGTAGCACTCCTGCGGGTCGGGCCGGGGGAGGCCGGCGCCGTGTGTCGCGTGGTGGCCTCGGTGCGGCGACTCTCGGGAAACTCCACGTCCATGCCGTGCTCAGGTGTGGTGAACTTGCTGCATGGGCATCAAGGTGTCGCTCGAACACCGGACCGTCTACACCTTCGACCGGCTGGTCGAGGTGCATCCGCACGTCGTGCGCCTGCGTCCGGCTCCGCACTCCCGCACCAAGGTCGAAGCCTACTCGATGCGGGTGACCCCGGCCGCGCATTTCTGTAATTGGCAGCAGGACGCCTTCGGCAATTTCCTTGCGCGGCTGGTCTTTCCGGAGCCCGCCCGGGAACTGTCGGTGACCGTCGGGCTGATCGCGGACCTCGAGGCGATCAACCCGTTCGACTTCTTCATCGAGGAGTACGCCGAGCATTTCCCGTTCCGCTACGGCGCGGATCTGCTCGCCGACCTGGAGCCGTATCTGCGGCCGGTGGACGAGGCGGGGCCGGGCTCTGGCCCCGGTGCCGGGGTGCGCGACTGGGTGCGGGCGCACGCCGGCACCGCGCGGCCGCGCACCATCGACTTCTTGGTCACCGTCAACCAGGCCTTACGGCACGACGTCGGCTACACCGTGCGGATGGAGCCGGGCGTGCAGACCCCCGATCACACGCTGCGGGCCGCGCTCGGCTCGTGTCGCGATTCGGCCTGGCTGCTGGTCTCGATCCTGCGCGAGCTGGGGCTCGCCGCGCGGTTCGTGTCCGGCTATCTGGTGCAGCTCGCCCAGGACGTGCCGTCGCTGGACGGACCGTCGGGCCCGCAGGCCGACTTCACCGACTTGCACGCCTGGACCGAGGTGTATCTGCCCGGTGCCGGCTGGGTCGGGCTCGACCCGACCTCCGGCCTGTTCGCGGGGGAGGGACACATCCCGCTCGCCGCGACGCCGCACCCGGTCTCCTCCGCACCCATCACCGGGGCGACCGGGCCGACCGGCGCCACCATGGACTTCAGCAACACCGTCCGGCGCATCCACGAGGATCCGCGGGTCACGTTGCCCTACACCGCATCCCAGTGGGCGCGGATCGCGGCCTCCGGTGCCGCGCTGGACGCGCGGATGGCCGCCGACGACGTGGGGCTGACCGTCGGCGGCGAACCCACCTTCGTCTCCATCGACGACCAGACCGCGCCCGAATGGACCACCGAGGCCGACGGCGCGCACAAGCGCGAGCGCGCGGTGGATCTCGCCGAGCGACTGCGGCGGATCTACGCGCCGACCGGACTCACCCAGTACCGGCAGGGCAAGTGGTACCCGGGAGAACCGTTGCCGCGCTGGGAGATCGCGGTGGCGTGGCGCGCGGACGGGACACCGCTGTGGACCCGCCACGACCTGCTAGCCGACCCGTGGACGCCCCTGTCCACCGCCTGGCCGCAGCCGGACCCACCGGCCCCCGGCGGCGCCCCGGCCTCCGGGACAGGCGCCGTCGCCTTGGCGAACGACGCTGTGACCGACCATGTTTCGGAGAACGGCGCGAGCCGGGCGACGGTCGGTGTGGCGGGGCGAGCCGACGTAGCCGCGTCGTCGGTCGAGCCTGGCACGGACGTTACCTCCGGTGCTCAGGTGTCGGAGGTGCAGCCTGCCAACGCGCAGGCCGGATTGCGTGCGCGTGCGCACGGGCCTGCGCCCGCCGACGCTGCGCGTGCGCTCGTCGCGCACATCGCGGCCGGTCTTGGGTTGCCGGAGACTCAGGTGCGGCCCGCGTACGAGGATCCGCTGCTGCGGCTCGCCAAGAAAATGCGTGCGCCGCAAGGGGTTCCGGCGGACGAGCAGGAGGATATCGACCCCGGCGCGGACTCGCCGCAGGCCAGGGCGCAACTGCTGGCGCGGCTCGACGCCGAGGTCACCGAGCCCGCCGCGTACGTGCTGTCGCTGTATCGCCGCGCGGACGGCGCGGGCTGGGCAAGTGCCGACTGGCGGTTGCGCCGCGGCGTGCGCGCGGACCAGCCCGCCGGTCGAATCGTGTTGACGGAAGGCGATTCTCCGGCCGGTCTGCGCCTGCCACTGGACGCGGTGTCCTGGCATCCGCCGCACCCGCGACCCGACGCCGATCCGCTGTTCGTCGGTCCGCGTGCGCCTGCGCCGCCCGAGCCGCCCGCGCAGGTGCGGTCCGCCGACTGGGAACCGACCACCGCGCTGGTCGGCGAGGTGCGCGACGGACGGCTGCACGTATTCCTGCCGCCCACCGAACAATTCGACGATTTCGTCGACCTGATCCGGCGGGTCGAAACCGCGGTGACCGAGCTCGACCGCCCGGTGGTGCTCGAGGGATACCCGCCGCCCACCGACTCCCGGCTGCGGACCTTCTCGGTGACACCCGATCCGGGCGTGATCGAGGTCAACGTGCAGCCGACGGTCTCGTTCGCCGAACAGTCCGAGCTGTTGTCGACGCTGTACGAGCAAGCGCGCCTGGCCCGGCTGAGCACCGAGTCGTTCGACGTGGACGGCACGCACGGCGGCACCGGCGGCGGTAACCACATCACGCTGGGCGGCACGACGCCCGCGCGCTCGCCGCTGCTGCGCAGGCCGGATCTGCTGGTGTCGATGCTCACCTATTGGCAGCGGCATCCCGCGCTGTCGTATCTGTTCGCCGGGCGGTTCGTCGGGCCGACCTCGCAGGCGCCCCGGGTGGACGAAGGCCGTGCGGAGGCGCTGTACGAGCTGGAGATCGCGTTCGCCGAGATCGCGCGGCTCACCCCGCCCGGCGCGCGATTCCACGCGCCGTGGCACGTCGATCGCGCGCTGCGACACCTGCTCACCGATCTCACCGGCAACACCCACCGCGCCGAGTTCTGCATCGACAAGCTCTACAGTCCCGAAACGGCAAGGGGCAGGCTGGGTTTGGTGGAGCTGCGCGGCTTCGAGATGCCGCCGCACTATCAGATGGCGATGGTGCAGTCGCTGCTGGTGCGCGGGCTGGTCGCCCGCTTCTGGTCCGAGCCGTTGCGCGCCCCGCTCATTCGGCACGGCGCGAATCTGCACGGCCGGTATCTGCTGCCGCATTTCGTGCTCGCCGATATCGCCGAGGTCGCCGCCGACCTGCGGGCGTACGGCATCGATTTCGACCTCAGCTGGCTGGATCCGTTCGCCGAGTTCCGTTTCCCGCGAATCGGCACGGTCGTGCTCGGCGATATCGAACTGGAACTGCGCGGCGCCATCGAGCCGTGGCACACCCTCGGCGAGCAGACCACGGCCGCGGGCACCGCGCGCTATGTCGACTCGTCGGTGGAGCGGCTGCAGGTGCGGGTGGTCGGCGCCGATCGCGGCCGCTTCGTGGTGACCTGCAACGGCATGCCGCTGCCGCTGCTGGCCACCGAGAAGGCCGGTGTGCAGGTGGCGGGGGTGCGGTATCGGGCATGGCAGCCGCCGAACGCGCTGCATCC
This genomic interval carries:
- the recR gene encoding recombination mediator RecR → MYEGPVQDLIDELGKLPGVGPKSAQRIAFHLLQVEPPEIDRLQAALQKVRDGVQFCVSCGTVSDGELCRICADPRRDRTMICVVEEPKDVQAIERTREFRGRYHVLGGALDPLSGIGPDQLRIRELLARIGNQQDGVDVSEVIIATDPNTEGEATATYLVRMLRDFPGLSVTRLASGLPMGGDLEFADELTLGRALSGRRAL
- a CDS encoding YbaB/EbfC family nucleoid-associated protein codes for the protein MQPGGQFDMQQLLAQAQQMQQAVMQAQAELAEAEVEGQAGNGLVKVTVKATGEIVSLTIDPKAVDPEDVDTLQDLVIGAVNSAMATAQQLAAERLGPLAGGGMPGLPNF
- a CDS encoding SMI1/KNR4 family protein; this encodes MNFFRQHSETQPNPGATAADIDAAEERLGFHLPKQYVELLHAVNGWELFNKSETLFGTEVIGTNDEHWLSARHELEESIGMFGDKSMSDPDRYDIKPSASTEYPLRNHMIPLFNSPYSYNIVAAGGYANGESPVLTIFQYMSGNTRTYVDLHEFLDREVAMLT
- a CDS encoding LysE family translocator, giving the protein MSIEFLLTTLVIVVTPGTGALFTLAAGLSRGARAGVVAAFGCTLGTVPHMLAAITGLAALLNASAMAFQTLKYLGVAYLVYMAWSTFRDKGALAVPEEHEPQAQSARKVIVSAVLLNILNPKLTIFSFAFLPQFVPSGSPNALARMLELSGIFMLATFVVFAIYGVCAAALRAHVITRPVVITWMRRVFGASFIALAGRLAVQNQ
- a CDS encoding DUF2126 domain-containing protein; this translates as MGIKVSLEHRTVYTFDRLVEVHPHVVRLRPAPHSRTKVEAYSMRVTPAAHFCNWQQDAFGNFLARLVFPEPARELSVTVGLIADLEAINPFDFFIEEYAEHFPFRYGADLLADLEPYLRPVDEAGPGSGPGAGVRDWVRAHAGTARPRTIDFLVTVNQALRHDVGYTVRMEPGVQTPDHTLRAALGSCRDSAWLLVSILRELGLAARFVSGYLVQLAQDVPSLDGPSGPQADFTDLHAWTEVYLPGAGWVGLDPTSGLFAGEGHIPLAATPHPVSSAPITGATGPTGATMDFSNTVRRIHEDPRVTLPYTASQWARIAASGAALDARMAADDVGLTVGGEPTFVSIDDQTAPEWTTEADGAHKRERAVDLAERLRRIYAPTGLTQYRQGKWYPGEPLPRWEIAVAWRADGTPLWTRHDLLADPWTPLSTAWPQPDPPAPGGAPASGTGAVALANDAVTDHVSENGASRATVGVAGRADVAASSVEPGTDVTSGAQVSEVQPANAQAGLRARAHGPAPADAARALVAHIAAGLGLPETQVRPAYEDPLLRLAKKMRAPQGVPADEQEDIDPGADSPQARAQLLARLDAEVTEPAAYVLSLYRRADGAGWASADWRLRRGVRADQPAGRIVLTEGDSPAGLRLPLDAVSWHPPHPRPDADPLFVGPRAPAPPEPPAQVRSADWEPTTALVGEVRDGRLHVFLPPTEQFDDFVDLIRRVETAVTELDRPVVLEGYPPPTDSRLRTFSVTPDPGVIEVNVQPTVSFAEQSELLSTLYEQARLARLSTESFDVDGTHGGTGGGNHITLGGTTPARSPLLRRPDLLVSMLTYWQRHPALSYLFAGRFVGPTSQAPRVDEGRAEALYELEIAFAEIARLTPPGARFHAPWHVDRALRHLLTDLTGNTHRAEFCIDKLYSPETARGRLGLVELRGFEMPPHYQMAMVQSLLVRGLVARFWSEPLRAPLIRHGANLHGRYLLPHFVLADIAEVAADLRAYGIDFDLSWLDPFAEFRFPRIGTVVLGDIELELRGAIEPWHTLGEQTTAAGTARYVDSSVERLQVRVVGADRGRFVVTCNGMPLPLLATEKAGVQVAGVRYRAWQPPNALHPSLTVDVPLVFDLIDAETGLSHGGCTYHVAHPGGMAYDEPPVNAVAAQSRRNRRFEAAGHTTARVDPGELRAKMAAQTMDSGVAGLLDLRRARTVWGLVGDR